The stretch of DNA GGGCCAGCATGCCAGatactttcttcaccaccctgtctacttgTGAGACCACTTTCAAGGACCTATATACTTGTAATTATaggtccctctgttctacaatgcACTCCAGGGCCCCACCATTCACTACATGGGTTTGACTTGCAAAATACAACACGTCACATTTACCAGAATCAAATGCAATTGCCTCAGCCCACTTACTAAGCTGATCACGATCCCACTCTAAATTAGAATAACATTCTTCACTATCTATAATTTATTTTAGTGTATCATCTGTAAAGTTACTGCTTTGCTGCTGTAAAGAATGCTTTGTACATTCTTATGCAAATCGTTTGAATAAATGATGAACAATAAtgagcccagcaccaatccctacaGCACACCATTAATGCACctcagtcatagtgtcatacagctccTTCTGCCCAGCTCATTAATACTAAGATTCCCCATCCAAGCTGGTAccatttggccctaaacatttcctatccaagcatcagtccaaatgtcttttaaatgttgttattgtatctgcctcaaccacttcatctggtctacttccatatatccaccactcagtgtgaaaatgttgtctctcagaatcctattaaatcaatctcgtctcatcttaaacccatgccccctacttcttgattcccctaccccggGGAAAAGACTCTGTATATTAcccgatgtctgaagaagggtctcgacctgaaacgtcacccattccttctctccagagatgctgcctgtcctgctgagttactcaagtattttgtgtctatcttcgattaaaccagcatctgcagttctttcctacacactgtatATTACCCAACCTATTTAACTCAtaaattttatacacatctacaagttcatccctcagcctcctccactccaaggaataaagtcctaccctgcccaACGTCGCTAtatcaggccctcgtgtcctcacaacatcctcgtaaatcttctctgaactctttctagctgaaaggatgaccaaaactgaacacaatactcatagaaacatagaaaataggtgcaggagtaggccattcggcccttcgagcctgcaccaccattcaatatgatcatggctgatcatccaactcagtatcatgtacctgccttctctccataccccctgatccctttagccacaagggccacatctaactccctcttaaatatagccaattaactggcctcaactaccttctgtggcagagagttccagagattcaccactctctgtgtgaaaaatgtttttctcatctcggtcctaaaggatttcccctttatccttaaactgtgaccccttgtcctggacttccccaacatcgggaacaatcttcctgcagctaacctgtccaaccccttaagaattttgtaagtttctatgagatcccccctcaatcttctaaattctagcgagtacaagccaatggATAACCTGTAACTCTTCTTTACCTTGCCTGCCAGATCCATATCATGCTCTATTTTTGCCCTCCTAAAATTCCCCTTAATGTTCTCCTGTGCTTCTTATACTTCTTGAGGGATTAGCTCGAGGGATGCCTAAACCTGACATATGCCTCAATTTTTCCTGTTCAGTGCCTCAATATTTCCTTGTTAACTAGCATTCCCAGAACATGCCAGCCTTACATTTCATTCCAACAGGAACATGCTGACCTTGAAAGCCTGACATCACACACAAGCCTCGTACTTACGTGTCTTCTGATCGAAAACAGTCTCACTCAATTGACCTCTGAAAGTTCCATCCGAACACCTACAAAATCAGCTGTGTCCCAATTTAGGACGCTAAATTGTGGACTAGTTCTACCTTTCCCTGTAGAATTATGGTCACTGATCCTATAGTGCTCCCCCAgcaacacttcagtcacttgaccTACCATGTTCCGAAGAGGAGGACCAATGATACATCCTGTCTAGTAGGAGTCTCTCGATATTAAATAAGGAAGCCGTCTTGGACACATTTAATAAAGTTTATAATACAGTGCCATCAAACAAGGATCCCCTGTTCGTTTCCAAGTTCTTCCCCTATAGCCTTCACTGGACGATTACCCCAAAATATCTTCTCTCAGCACTGTTGTTAGATTCTCCCTCATCAAAAATCCAAACCCTTCCTCCTCACTTACTTGTACCTCTATCACACTTGTACActtacgtttaaaaaacatttggacaagttcattttgaggaaaggtttggaggaatatgggcctaaTCCAGTCACATGGGATGAATTctggaagacatttggacaaattgGGGCAAAAGACCCATTTTCTGCTCTCTAAATTCCGTTAGTGTTTAACTTCAACGACGgctgtaaattacccctcgtgTGTGGCTGAGTGGTAAAATTTGGGGTTGAGGACGTTGGCGTGACTTCTGGAAGACTAAAAGATAAGATTAACATAGGCTAAGTGTAAAGGGATGGTCGATGGTCAGCAGCAGAGAACACGCCAAGGGCTGTACCGAAGTgccagctgcaagtaagaaaggAGCTTCTGAAGTTGTCCGATCACAACTTCTTGCTCTTCAACTCATGGCTGTGCTAGTGCGCGATGTGACCTACTTCAACGTTGCCACCACATTAGTACCCGGGAATTTGAGAAGTGTAATGAGTGGGCAAATTCTGTGGAGTCCCACATGGTGCTGAGGAcccaagatacacaaaatgctggagtaactcagtgggtcagggagcacctctggagaaaatgaatacgtgatctccctcacctgtatcctatTATCACATTCTAGGCTCtgtcccacccccatctctcctctcacccttaCTACAATGTCTGATGAAGAGTCCCCACCCacaacatgttctccagagatgctgccagacccgctgagttaaaccagcactgtgtcttgttttttgttagccagcatctgcagtccctcgaGTCTACAATATcttggtgaatcttttctgcgtTCTCTCCTGTGCAGTCACATCCTTCCTAgtgtggtgaccaaaactgcatacagtactccaagtgttggCCAAGATGTTTCTTTTTAGAAATTTGCAATATAATAAATTCAACCAATCTTGTATTCTATGCCACTACGTATGTTGCCACTTGCAAGGAACAGGGGACTTGAACGCCAGAGTCTCATTGAAGATGcatacaaaatgctgagtaactcagcaggtcatgtagcatctctggagaaaaggaataggtcacgtttcaCGTCCAAGgcagccacctattccttttctccagagatgctgcctgacctactgagttactccagcattttgtgcctatctttggtgtaaagcagcatctgcagttccttcctacccagggTATCATTGTTGATCAGCAATCCTTAGCACCCTACCATTTATTGGTCACATCCTACCTTTCCTTGACCTCTCAAAATGAATCACCTTGCACTGGTCAAGACTAAATTTCATCTGCCTAAACCCTACTCAGCTTTCCATTTGATCTATAGCCTAGTGTTGTCTTCGACAACCTTCTTCACACTATCCAAGCCACCACTAATTTTCATGTAATCTACAGATGATTCCTTTTACATTCACATTCAAGTCACTATATAACACAAACTGAGGGTTGATAAAGccaagggatatggattaaaacCTAATCGctggaaggttgagaggggagatGACGTAATTTTTTTCATCCAGAGCGTGGTACGAGTCTAGAACTCACTGCTTTTTTGGAGCTTGGACGTGTAATCTGTAGAGATATGGACCGACAGATGCTAGATAGGATTAGGCCAGGGTGCTCTATTTCATCAGGACCAGGTTTTTTTTTAGCTGGAAATTTTCTATGATACAGCATGGATTAGGTACAGAGTATAGCTCCACTAACACCACCCCATCACACACTCAAAGGGCACATTAGATAGAGtgaaactccctctacactgttcAATCAGACAGCCCCAGTGTTTGAAGCTCCCTCCACGATCTCCCGACACACATTCCTAGGGTTAGATACGGAATGAAGCTCTCTTTACACTGTCCCATCATACACATCCAGGGTTACAAACAAAGCGAAGTTTCCTCTAACATTGTCCCTTCACACACTTCTAGGTTAGAAACAGAGTGACTTcctcactgtcccacacacataaCTGGGGCAAGGACAGCCCAGCTTTCATGCTCCTTCTCCTGCAGGACCTGGAGGCCCCCAGCCTGAACTCTTTGCAGTACAGCTGTTCAGGCATCCCCCGGAGGAGACCACCGGCCTGAGTGCCCATGTACTGAGGAATAGCGGGCTGGCTCCAACAGCTCCTATATCAGCCACTCTATTAGAGCTGTGTGCTGCCATCACCGCAGGGTGATCTACCACAACCCCAGTCAATGGCAGATCCAGGATTCCCCCAACCCCCTTTCCTCCGGGCAACCAATAAACCAAAGCCAGGAGTCGGCTGAACCCTTGGAGATCTGCATGTATTCACACACAACATTAATTTGTTAGAGCATAGACAGATCCTCAGATAAAGACGGGACTGCGCCAGGCACCCGGCCGGGCGTTCAGTCGCCTCTCTTCCGCAGCCGCCGCTTGATGACTCCACGCAGGTAGAGCGCCGAGAGGCCGCTGCAGAACAGCAGCAGCACGAAGAGGCTGCAGGCGGTGTAGATGGTGTCCTGGTCACCCCGCGCCGACAGCAGCTCACGCCGGCCCCGGTAGTCGAGCAGCACTGCCTCCAGCTGGGCCAGCGTGCACAGGGCCAGGAAGACGTGGAAGATCTGGTgggcttgccccacgatgtcgcaGCTCCCCGGGAAGTACTTCTCCGGCACGGGGTAGGAGAAGAAGCAAGAGGCCACCACGAACATGATGATCTGCAGACTGTGGTACCAGATGGCTTCGTCGGCGCACCCGGCAGCCCAGCAGGTGCCGATCCGGTGCACGATGGGGCTAATGTCCAGGACGTAGGCCAGGAAGGCGGGCACCACCTGACATACCTTGCGGGTGATGGGGTACGGGCGCTGGAAGTGCATCTTGGAGTAACAGCAGCCGATGCAGGAGAGCCAGCCGAAGAGGGCAGACAGGGGCAGGAAGTAGGGGCGATTCATCTGGAACCACTCCGTCTCGGCGCAGTAGTAGTAGTGTGCCAGGGCGCTGCCATACTGGTAGGTGCCCACCCCCACGTAGTCCAGGAAGTAGAAAGAATAGTGAGCCAGTTCGGACTTGGACTGGAAGAGGTGGGCCAGCACGCTGCAGGACAAGTAAAC from Amblyraja radiata isolate CabotCenter1 chromosome 8, sAmbRad1.1.pri, whole genome shotgun sequence encodes:
- the paqr8 gene encoding membrane progestin receptor beta encodes the protein MVCEMKLKNSLGANTDGSILERISAIAINPQQVLEDVLPKVPRTVRVSDVPKLFREPYIHSGYRPVEQDWKYYLFSLFQRHNEALNVWTHLLAVLLLLVRFFIFLGTASPFPTVYSLPLCFFIVACVVYLSCSVLAHLFQSKSELAHYSFYFLDYVGVGTYQYGSALAHYYYCAETEWFQMNRPYFLPLSALFGWLSCIGCCYSKMHFQRPYPITRKVCQVVPAFLAYVLDISPIVHRIGTCWAAGCADEAIWYHSLQIIMFVVASCFFSYPVPEKYFPGSCDIVGQAHQIFHVFLALCTLAQLEAVLLDYRGRRELLSARGDQDTIYTACSLFVLLLFCSGLSALYLRGVIKRRLRKRGD